A single region of the Manihot esculenta cultivar AM560-2 chromosome 12, M.esculenta_v8, whole genome shotgun sequence genome encodes:
- the LOC110628665 gene encoding uncharacterized protein LOC110628665, with protein MACLDMYNSEQKGYCPPMSPRISFSNDFVDSQQIIKQERGSRSETPVSTDFEFSVSNYSMMSADELFFKGRLLPFKDNGNNNQMSRTIRDELLVDDDEDFEDHEVSLRPPKGSTRWKGLLGLKRSYIGSKKVEKTDGSESRKPGFFHEEMHIGKSSQELLSEGGSSHHRDVEIGI; from the exons ATGGCATGCTTAGACATGTACAACTCCGAGCAAAAAGGTTATTGCCCTCCAATGAGCCCAAGAATCTCTTTCTCCAATGATTTTGTTGATTCTCAGCAGATTATCAAGcaagagagaggctcaagatcAGAGACCCCAGTGTCTACTGATTTTGAATTCTCTGTCTCTAACTACTCCATGATGAGTGCTGATGAGCTTTTCTTCAAGGGTAGGCTTTTGCCATTCAAGGATAATGGCAATAACAATCAAATGTCAAGGACTATCAGAGATGAGCTTCttgttgatgatgatgaagatttTGAAGATCATGAAGTTTCCCTGCGGCCGCCTAAGGGTTCCACAAGGTGGAAAGGCCTTCTGGGTCTCAAGAGAAGCTACATTGGCTCCAAGAAAGTTGAGAAAACTGATGGGTCTGAAAGTAGAAAGCCTGGTTTTTTTCATGAAGAGATGCACATTGGCAAGAGTTCAcag GAGCTTTTGAGTGAAGGAGGTTCAAGTCATCACAGAGATGTTGAAATTGGGATATAG